A single genomic interval of Chitinophaga sp. 180180018-3 harbors:
- a CDS encoding contractile injection system tape measure protein gives MIHKIQQQRFQLTAHNKDAVLAWQQQVRDSYWQKTVPALEQLFNQFSTEDTLSYIDLLEVDLGRISVEDLEPARFTTLLLQKLTVALQEWRQEQPAIADKTLPQHAFEQWLYYMEKGTLPWDIQATEAAWLEKIQQTLALDFAAVERLRALLLKDADSTRRVVYQHTPSFLQQLLVLISAQAQEDWETLLRQLYEVYARLTRQTTAVTLQDERHFSLQGWQCLLLQVARHPKGDNRAAIIGLLEQWPVFGVYASLLVSWCKERGWPALTAVATEWMEKKTDMENNTADHSASESVVNAAIVPMRRDSTAIQEPGKESWYTGNAGIVLLHNWLLPLFLQLEWVEGRQFRDIVTQQQAILLLHYMCTGSQEAAEYEVLLPKVLCGWPLHKPVDTRISLPAAALEEAAGLMENAIAHWQVLKSTSVKGLQEAFLQRPGKLSSGEDHWRLQMEKHTIDILLDHLPWSISVIKLPWMKKPLHVEWR, from the coding sequence ATGATACATAAAATACAACAACAACGTTTTCAGCTGACGGCGCATAACAAAGACGCCGTATTGGCCTGGCAACAACAGGTCAGGGATAGCTATTGGCAGAAAACAGTGCCCGCGTTGGAACAGTTGTTCAATCAATTCAGTACGGAAGATACCCTGAGTTATATAGACCTGCTGGAAGTGGACCTGGGCCGTATCAGCGTGGAAGACCTGGAACCAGCACGGTTTACCACCCTTCTGCTGCAAAAGCTAACCGTGGCGTTGCAGGAGTGGCGGCAGGAACAGCCTGCTATTGCAGATAAAACCCTTCCTCAACATGCTTTTGAACAATGGTTGTATTACATGGAAAAAGGCACCCTGCCCTGGGACATCCAGGCAACTGAAGCCGCATGGCTGGAAAAAATACAGCAAACATTGGCGCTCGATTTTGCAGCTGTAGAGCGCTTACGGGCCTTGTTGTTGAAAGATGCGGACAGCACCCGACGCGTGGTATACCAGCATACGCCATCTTTTCTGCAGCAGTTGTTAGTGCTGATTAGCGCCCAGGCGCAGGAAGACTGGGAAACCCTGCTCCGGCAATTATATGAAGTATATGCCCGGCTTACCCGTCAGACAACAGCCGTAACCCTACAGGATGAGCGGCACTTTAGTTTGCAGGGATGGCAATGTCTGTTGTTGCAGGTAGCCCGCCATCCTAAAGGAGATAACCGGGCGGCGATAATTGGTTTGCTGGAACAATGGCCGGTATTTGGCGTATATGCGTCGCTGTTGGTATCCTGGTGTAAGGAACGAGGCTGGCCGGCGTTAACAGCGGTGGCAACAGAATGGATGGAAAAGAAAACTGACATGGAAAATAATACTGCAGATCATAGCGCCAGTGAAAGTGTGGTAAACGCAGCGATAGTGCCTATGCGGCGGGATTCGACTGCCATACAGGAACCAGGCAAAGAAAGCTGGTATACCGGTAATGCTGGCATTGTGCTGTTGCATAATTGGTTGCTACCCCTGTTCCTGCAATTGGAATGGGTAGAAGGCAGGCAGTTCCGCGATATCGTAACGCAGCAACAGGCTATCCTGCTGTTGCATTATATGTGCACCGGCAGCCAGGAGGCCGCCGAATATGAAGTGCTATTGCCCAAAGTGCTCTGCGGCTGGCCTTTACACAAACCGGTTGATACCCGTATCAGCCTCCCCGCTGCTGCTTTGGAAGAAGCAGCAGGTTTGATGGAGAACGCCATCGCCCATTGGCAGGTGCTGAAAAGCACTTCTGTGAAGGGATTACAGGAAGCCTTCCTGCAAAGGCCGGGTAAATTGAGCAGCGGAGAAGATCATTGGCGTTTGCAGATGGAGAAGCATACGATTGATATTTTATTAGACCATCTACCCTGGAGCATCAGTGTAATAAAACTGCCCTGGATGAAAAAGCCCCTGCATGTAGAATGGCGTTAG
- a CDS encoding DUF4157 domain-containing protein yields MKTKTATATPAAPQRSSRPFFRKGADGMFSQETTPFFSPTSGILQTKLTVGQPGDKFEREADAMADKVVHRLAMPETTPATAGNLDVQTKCSSCEKEEKQLQQKEKPEEEQVQRKPIFESEASPDVQAKCATCEAEEKQLQKKELPEEKEQAQRKPIFESEANPDVQTKCAACEEEEKVQRKENNTDAAIMEPLAAPIAPEAPAISPVLQPAPVQTKPRLGKEQETQQEETEQELPGLHKKPLADVQCDAEAAASPAASLETTLNSSKGGGQGLPTTLRSHMETAFGADFGAVRLHTDSKAQHMSQDLHAQAFTHGSDIYFNRNKLDTASGTGQHLLAHELTHVVQQGKSTPLVQKQEAGVLSDEDIEKDGDTVYHALHGWTTSGDSAKILDTFRGKNRIDTNKIVDKVVDKASMSTPEVYAWMLDDMTTADWKALLKLFINVRAYLIETAIARQVYKLVTGLYVSADDSRQAYEYFNGDTPLTGDLLDNVLVRLEAETDEGTTLTAVKLFHRMESTDAYHLSDYFFNSFSILAVRFASAWVAYKVVDLLSGFTSGGDSTSIVQNIQRVPDAWRSYVLLELEKQCQDKWQQSASFMLMDNMDGDDYITLQQMAPDQLEPYSPRKGFLGWDWKKIARRVMIVEYIIEYALCGLVGVVLGVLNIIKDIVVMVWDIIRAVYDIVGMVICWISGGELGCESRDRVYGFFKSLAQFFGAPGEAVSQMWSELMLEASLIEGPFKECNQAIFWVTKITNVIVNIVLVFVAGYGVAKAVVESIEALATLVRAGELLKALRALPGRLYEAIKGLPSAAAKSIASGAGKIVELIKAPAKIIAEVRDTLTAVRLAAEEEGYFNVLRKQAGKVVENESEYWKKRKSFWKSRAQTIDAGVTGTEGKLAAAVDTATTDTATGEKIVAQTEGETNAAQHNADDLMNDVKGKDSATAKEGQGPEADKKEQQLQQTAAKEGPITQEEVQAEAGWARENMGRKRPSSMQGYVEEIELPNGHTWRKTNEGVWCRFSPFPPSLCTREFESAPDLKPGRKLSKTEVSHDIGAQLGREYAQDVLGLEDAPEAVNPFEFHGKFGQGFDDIMRRPGTDDLVIVEYKGGSAELTGDQMQASWVQSRIARMRSQGGDLGKFMADILEKKLNEGKLYGVALQTPVSEAGVPGATTVIKTWKY; encoded by the coding sequence ATGAAAACGAAGACTGCCACGGCTACCCCTGCTGCTCCCCAACGGAGCAGCCGTCCCTTCTTCAGGAAGGGCGCTGATGGCATGTTTTCGCAAGAAACGACGCCTTTCTTTTCTCCCACCAGCGGTATTTTACAGACCAAACTGACGGTAGGTCAGCCGGGTGATAAGTTTGAAAGAGAAGCAGATGCGATGGCCGACAAAGTAGTACATCGCCTGGCAATGCCTGAAACAACGCCAGCCACAGCAGGTAACCTCGACGTACAAACGAAATGCAGCTCCTGCGAAAAAGAAGAAAAACAACTGCAGCAAAAAGAAAAGCCCGAAGAAGAACAGGTGCAGCGTAAGCCTATATTTGAAAGTGAAGCCAGCCCGGACGTACAGGCGAAATGTGCGACTTGCGAAGCCGAAGAAAAGCAGTTGCAAAAGAAAGAACTGCCTGAAGAAAAAGAACAGGCACAGCGCAAGCCCATCTTTGAAAGCGAGGCTAACCCCGATGTACAAACGAAATGTGCTGCCTGCGAAGAAGAAGAAAAAGTACAGCGTAAAGAGAATAATACAGACGCTGCAATAATGGAGCCTTTAGCGGCTCCCATAGCACCAGAAGCACCGGCAATAAGCCCCGTGCTGCAACCTGCTCCCGTACAAACCAAGCCCCGGTTGGGCAAAGAACAGGAAACGCAACAAGAGGAAACAGAGCAGGAATTGCCCGGGTTACATAAAAAGCCACTGGCGGATGTGCAATGTGACGCAGAAGCAGCGGCATCCCCCGCGGCCTCTCTGGAAACTACTTTGAATAGTAGCAAAGGCGGTGGACAGGGTTTGCCGACAACGTTACGATCACACATGGAGACGGCCTTCGGGGCAGATTTTGGCGCCGTGCGCCTGCATACCGACAGCAAGGCGCAGCATATGAGCCAGGATTTGCACGCACAGGCGTTTACCCATGGCAGTGATATCTATTTCAACCGGAACAAGCTGGATACCGCTTCCGGCACCGGTCAGCACTTACTGGCCCACGAGCTTACTCACGTTGTACAACAAGGGAAATCCACTCCGCTGGTTCAGAAACAGGAAGCCGGTGTGCTCAGCGATGAGGATATTGAAAAGGATGGTGATACCGTATATCATGCATTACACGGCTGGACGACCTCCGGCGACAGTGCTAAGATATTGGACACCTTCAGGGGAAAGAACAGGATTGATACCAACAAGATAGTCGACAAGGTGGTGGATAAAGCCAGCATGTCTACTCCGGAAGTATATGCCTGGATGTTAGATGACATGACAACGGCCGATTGGAAAGCCCTGTTGAAACTGTTCATCAACGTAAGAGCTTATCTGATAGAAACAGCCATTGCCAGGCAGGTATATAAATTGGTAACGGGCCTTTATGTATCAGCCGACGATAGTCGTCAGGCTTATGAATATTTCAACGGTGATACACCGTTAACAGGTGATCTACTGGACAATGTACTGGTGCGGCTGGAAGCAGAAACAGACGAAGGCACAACTCTTACGGCTGTCAAACTGTTTCACCGGATGGAAAGCACCGATGCCTATCATTTGTCCGACTACTTCTTTAATTCCTTCAGCATCCTGGCCGTTAGATTTGCATCGGCCTGGGTGGCCTATAAAGTGGTAGATCTGCTGTCGGGCTTTACCAGCGGGGGCGACAGCACATCCATTGTGCAGAACATACAGCGGGTACCGGATGCCTGGCGCAGTTACGTACTGCTGGAACTGGAGAAGCAATGCCAGGATAAATGGCAGCAGTCTGCCAGCTTCATGTTGATGGATAATATGGATGGTGATGACTACATTACCCTGCAACAAATGGCCCCGGACCAGCTGGAACCTTATTCACCACGCAAAGGCTTCCTGGGATGGGATTGGAAGAAGATAGCCCGCCGGGTAATGATCGTAGAATACATTATTGAATATGCGCTTTGCGGTCTTGTAGGTGTGGTGTTGGGTGTCCTGAACATTATCAAGGATATCGTGGTAATGGTATGGGATATCATCAGGGCTGTTTATGATATCGTTGGCATGGTCATTTGCTGGATCAGCGGTGGCGAATTGGGATGCGAAAGCCGCGATCGTGTTTACGGCTTCTTCAAAAGCCTGGCGCAATTCTTTGGCGCACCAGGTGAGGCTGTAAGTCAGATGTGGAGTGAGTTGATGCTGGAAGCATCTCTTATCGAAGGCCCTTTTAAAGAATGTAATCAGGCTATCTTCTGGGTCACTAAGATTACTAACGTAATTGTTAATATCGTGTTGGTGTTTGTGGCTGGTTATGGTGTGGCGAAAGCCGTAGTGGAAAGCATAGAAGCACTGGCTACACTGGTGAGGGCCGGAGAATTACTAAAAGCTTTAAGAGCATTACCCGGCCGGCTATACGAAGCTATTAAAGGTCTGCCTTCCGCGGCGGCTAAAAGTATTGCCAGCGGGGCTGGTAAGATCGTTGAATTGATAAAAGCCCCGGCGAAGATCATCGCTGAGGTAAGAGATACATTAACGGCTGTACGTTTGGCTGCAGAGGAAGAAGGATATTTCAATGTGTTGCGCAAGCAGGCCGGTAAAGTAGTAGAGAACGAGTCCGAGTACTGGAAAAAGCGTAAATCCTTCTGGAAGAGCCGCGCCCAAACCATAGACGCAGGCGTAACAGGCACAGAAGGAAAACTGGCTGCAGCGGTAGACACTGCCACCACCGATACGGCAACAGGTGAAAAGATAGTAGCGCAAACGGAAGGTGAAACCAATGCGGCACAGCATAATGCGGACGACCTGATGAATGATGTGAAAGGGAAAGATTCCGCAACGGCTAAAGAAGGACAAGGACCGGAGGCCGACAAAAAGGAACAGCAGTTGCAACAAACGGCTGCCAAAGAAGGCCCCATCACACAGGAAGAGGTACAGGCAGAAGCCGGGTGGGCCAGGGAAAACATGGGCCGTAAACGGCCTTCCAGCATGCAAGGGTATGTGGAAGAAATTGAACTGCCCAATGGCCATACCTGGCGTAAAACAAATGAAGGTGTATGGTGCCGGTTCTCCCCATTCCCGCCGTCCTTGTGTACCAGGGAGTTTGAATCAGCACCCGATCTCAAGCCCGGCCGCAAGTTATCTAAAACCGAAGTATCGCATGATATCGGCGCGCAACTTGGGCGCGAATACGCACAGGATGTACTGGGATTGGAAGACGCCCCCGAAGCAGTGAATCCATTCGAATTTCATGGTAAATTCGGGCAAGGGTTTGATGATATCATGCGCAGGCCTGGTACGGACGACCTCGTGATAGTGGAGTACAAAGGAGGTTCGGCCGAGCTCACCGGCGACCAGATGCAGGCTTCCTGGGTTCAGAGCCGCATAGCGCGCATGCGTAGTCAGGGCGGCGATCTGGGCAAGTTCATGGCCGATATCCTGGAGAAAAAATTGAATGAAGGCAAACTATATGGGGTGGCTTTACAAACGCCGGTATCCGAAGCCGGCGTGCCGGGAGCTACCACTGTTATAAAAACCTGGAAATACTAA
- a CDS encoding OmpA family protein: MRKKSPNTSPHQAEPQPSFFSKPGGDNAFFSGPAPIQLQPKDKKDAEAPVVDACKNNNSAEASWATTHPGGVFGVEDNLKGPKASDELIFWNYCVGESAMRTAHRQRLNETADRWVKLLQQDTSLKVKLQGAASTSGNADANKALALERAQVIRDFLISKKIPAGRIEIDDVSTPRSLAPETSPDNMARNRRVELYLFRPTPVVNKLPPWVDVDIQHLQISQPAKAGDLEFDPAANSFVRTHFGMAASADITLTSLGGTGVGFSQVLYEDTLMAQYRDPKTGQQLVLDYGNCNLLPCKDLNDATSQFSVDSTSLFLAAPGSVTGAISMSDRPGAVFPLKYPDAKGAFELNHYFWLMRFVVILGAREMGAFIPLRHAFWNVVAQEDVDVSHRTTNGLSPISIIGAWQNGMAPGFDLEAIYAGPTCRYVRRSEQSDNKVNVCRPMVTFG; encoded by the coding sequence ATGAGAAAGAAGAGCCCCAATACAAGTCCCCATCAGGCGGAACCCCAACCGTCTTTCTTCAGTAAACCTGGAGGGGATAATGCTTTTTTCAGCGGGCCGGCTCCTATACAGTTGCAGCCCAAAGACAAGAAGGATGCGGAAGCCCCGGTAGTAGATGCATGTAAAAATAACAACTCAGCAGAGGCCAGTTGGGCCACTACACACCCGGGAGGTGTATTTGGTGTAGAAGACAATTTAAAGGGACCCAAAGCCAGTGATGAGCTCATCTTCTGGAATTATTGTGTGGGAGAATCTGCCATGCGCACTGCCCACCGCCAACGGCTAAACGAAACTGCGGATCGCTGGGTTAAGTTGTTGCAGCAGGATACATCTCTCAAAGTGAAATTACAGGGTGCTGCCAGTACTTCCGGTAATGCAGACGCCAATAAGGCCCTGGCACTGGAACGCGCGCAGGTGATCCGCGATTTCCTGATTAGTAAAAAGATACCTGCCGGCCGTATTGAGATAGATGATGTGAGCACACCCCGCAGCCTGGCGCCGGAAACTTCGCCGGATAACATGGCCCGTAACCGCCGCGTGGAATTGTACCTGTTTCGGCCTACTCCGGTGGTGAATAAACTACCACCCTGGGTAGATGTGGATATACAGCACTTGCAGATCAGTCAGCCGGCTAAGGCCGGCGACCTGGAGTTTGATCCCGCTGCAAATAGCTTCGTGCGTACGCATTTTGGAATGGCTGCTTCGGCAGATATAACGCTTACTTCCCTGGGCGGCACTGGCGTTGGGTTTTCGCAGGTACTGTATGAAGATACCCTGATGGCACAGTATCGTGACCCCAAAACAGGGCAGCAATTGGTATTAGACTACGGCAATTGCAACCTGCTGCCATGCAAGGACCTGAACGATGCCACCAGTCAATTTTCTGTGGATAGTACCAGCTTATTCCTGGCTGCGCCGGGATCTGTTACCGGCGCTATCAGTATGAGCGACAGGCCGGGCGCAGTTTTTCCCTTAAAATATCCGGATGCAAAGGGCGCCTTTGAATTGAATCATTATTTCTGGCTGATGCGTTTTGTGGTGATATTGGGCGCAAGAGAAATGGGGGCTTTTATCCCACTGCGTCATGCCTTTTGGAATGTTGTAGCACAGGAAGATGTAGATGTCAGTCATAGAACCACCAACGGATTGTCGCCGATCTCCATTATAGGAGCCTGGCAGAACGGCATGGCGCCGGGGTTTGATCTGGAAGCGATTTATGCAGGTCCGACCTGCCGCTATGTGCGAAGGTCGGAACAAAGTGATAATAAAGTGAACGTTTGCCGGCCCATGGTAACG